One stretch of Nicotiana tabacum cultivar K326 chromosome 18, ASM71507v2, whole genome shotgun sequence DNA includes these proteins:
- the LOC107824041 gene encoding serine/threonine-protein phosphatase PP2A catalytic subunit-like, producing MSLDPVVSSQGNLDEQIAQLMQCKPLSEQEVRGLCGKAKEILMNESNVQPVKSPVTICGDIHGQFHDLAELFRIGGKCPDTNYLFMGDYVDRGYYSVETVTLLVALKVRYPQRITILRGNHESRQITQVYGFYDECLRKYGNANVWKTFTDLFDYFPLTALVESEIFCLHGGLSPSIETLDNIRNFDRVQEVPHEGAMCDLLWSDPDDRCGWGISPRGAGYTFGQDISEQFNHTNNLKLIARAHQLVMEGFNWAHDQKVVTIFSAPNYCYRCGNMASILEVDDCNGHTFIQFEPAPRRGEPDVTRRTPDYFL from the exons ATGAGCTTAGATCCAGTGGTGTCATCTCAAGGAAATCTTGATGAGCAAATTGCTCAGCTCATGCAGTGCAAACCCTTATCTGAACAAGAG GTAAGAGGATTATGCGGGAAAGCAAAGGAGATCTTAATGAATGAAAGCAATGTGCAG CCAGTGAAAAGCCCTGTGACTATATGTGGTGATATTCACGGGCAATTCCATGATCTTGCTGAGCTTTTCCGTATTGGTGGGAAG TGTCCTGACACTAACTATCTATTTATGGGAGATTATGTAGATCGTGGATACTATTCTGTTGAAACAGTAACG CTTTTGGTAGCTCTCAAAGTTCGGTATCCTCAGCGGATTACAATTTTGAGGGGAAATCATGAGAGCCGTCAG ATTACTCAGGTTTATGGGTTTTATGATGAATGTTTACGAAA ATATGGTAATGCTAATGTGTGGAAGACTTTCACAGATCTATTTGACTATTTCCCGCTCACAgctttg GTTGAATCCGAAATTTTTTGCCTCCATGGTGGTTTGTCTCCATCTATTGAAACTCTTGATAATATTCGCAATTTTGACCGAGTCCAAGAAGTTCCACATGAGGGGGCCATGTGTGATCTTTTGTGGTCTGATCCTGATGATCGATGCGGCTGGGGTATTTCACCCAGGGGTGCTGGATATACATTTGGCCAA GATATATCTGAGCAGTTTAACCACACCAACAACTTAAAACTAATTGCGAGAGCACACCAACTGGTTATGGAGGGATTCAATTGGGCACAT GATCAAAAAGTGGTTACCATATTTAGTGCCCCTAATTATTGCTACCGCTGTGGGAATATGGCATCCATCTTGGAAGTTGACGACTGCAATGGCCATACATTCATTCAG TTTGAACCAGCTCCTAGGAGAGGGGAACCAGATGTAACCCGAAGAACGCCAGATTACTTCTTATGA
- the LOC107824030 gene encoding phytoene synthase 2, chloroplastic-like: MCPTILPYSANSCLRAGNRRFSSKKCRGKLPIRAEVLTVAPKKKGQSKIHELSVQGIAHTHQRVREVVWRQTHVTNDCYRKPSFDPMFLDEAYELCRKICAECAKTFYLGTKLMTPERQKAIWAIYVWCRRTDELVDGPNADYMNNTVLDGWEERLEDIFNCRPYDILDSALTDTISNFPLDIKPFKDMIEGMRMDTRKSRYANFQELYMYCYCVAGTVGLMSVPVMGIAPESPVSAQSVYNSALHLGIGNQLTNILRDVGEDALRGRVYLPQDELAQYGLCDEDVFSRKVTNQWREFMKEQISRARFYFNLAEEGASHLNKASRWPVWSSLILYRKILDAIEENDYDNLTKRAYVGRAKKLVTLPVSYARALSVPSLAIQ, from the exons ATGTGTCCAACAATACTTCCTTATTCAGCCAATTCTTGCCTTAGAGCAGGAAATAGAAGATTTTCATCTAAAAAATGCAGAGGAAAATTACCTATAAGAGCTGAAGTTCTTACAGTTGCACCTAAGAAGAAGGGACAAAGTAAAATCCATGAATTATCAGTACAAGGAATTGCTCACACTCAtcaacgcgttcgcgaagttGTGTGGAGGCAAACACATGTTACAAATGATTGTTATAGAAAGCCAAGTTTTGATCCTATGTTTCTTGATGAAGCTTATGAATTATGCAGAAAAATTTGTGCAGAATGTGCTAAAACTTTTTACTTAG GAACTAAACTGATGACTCCAGAGAGACAAAAAGCAATATGGGCTATCTATG TATGGTGCAGAAGGACAGATGAACTTGTCGATGGACCTAATGCCGATTACATGAACAACACTGTTCTTGATGGATGGGAAGAAAGATTAGAAGACATTTTCAACTGCAGAccttatgatattcttgattCTGCTTTAACTGATACCATTTCCAACTTCCCCTTAGATATCAAG CCATTCAAGGACATGATAGAGGGAATGAGAATGGATACGAGGAAAAGCCGATATGCAAATTTCCAGGAACTATATATGTACTGCTACTGTGTGGCTGGAACAGTGGGACTAATGAGTGTACCAGTAATGGGAATTGCACCAGAATCTCCAGTTTCAGCTCAATCTGTATATAATTCAGCACTTCATTTGGGCATAGGGAATCAACTAACTAACATTCTCAGAGATGTTGGAGAAGA TGCATTGAGAGGAAGAGTTTATCTGCCACAAGATGAACTAGCACAGTATGGATTATGTGACGAAGACGTGTTCTCGAGGAAAGTCACTAATCAATGGAGGGAATTCATGAAGGAACAGATCAGTAGGGCAAGATTCTACTTCAACTTGGCTGAGGAGGGTGCTTCTCATCTTAACAAAGCTAGCCGTTGGCCT GTTTGGTCATCCTTAATTTTGTACAGGAAAATTTTGGATGCAATAGAGGAAAATGATTATGATAACTTAACAAAGAGAGCTTATGTTGGGAGGGCCAAAAAGTTGGTAACTTTACCTGTTTCATATGCTAGAGCTTTATCTGTGCCAAGTTTGGCCATTCAATAG